Proteins found in one Paenibacillus dendritiformis genomic segment:
- the ltrA gene encoding group II intron reverse transcriptase/maturase — protein MNAERLTTPKENVQQLQEKLGHAAKESKKRRFHALYDKVYRMDILWEAWKRVRANKGSAGVDDETLTDIEKQGENHFLQECHRILKEGNYHPQPVRRHYIPKKDGKQRPLGIPTVRDRVIQMATKLVIEPIFETDFQESSFGFRPKRSAKQALDRIRKACNRKGNWVVDVDIQGYFDNINQEKLVKLVEMRVSDRRILKLIRKWLNAGVMEEGKVRRSDLGTPQGGVISPLLANIYLNYFDILWERHGGGIGELTRYADDFVVVCKTKKDAERAYERIRAIMERLELTLHPTKTRIVGLWTGEEGFDFLGIHHRKTMAETSKGRVYYTTQQWLNRKAEERIREVVKERLAPPNMRHKSLLEHVNWLNPKIQGWRNYYYTAYSQRKMAKLDWYILQRFARWYAKKRQRRRWISSFREIKILTSQFGLKTLL, from the coding sequence GTGAATGCCGAACGGCTAACAACACCAAAGGAAAACGTTCAACAACTCCAAGAGAAACTAGGTCATGCGGCCAAGGAAAGCAAGAAGCGCAGATTCCATGCGCTGTACGACAAGGTCTACAGAATGGATATCCTGTGGGAAGCATGGAAAAGAGTTAGGGCCAACAAAGGGTCAGCGGGAGTGGACGACGAAACATTGACGGACATCGAGAAGCAGGGAGAGAATCATTTCCTGCAAGAATGTCACCGCATCCTTAAGGAAGGCAACTACCATCCGCAGCCTGTTCGACGGCACTACATCCCGAAGAAAGACGGGAAGCAAAGGCCGCTCGGCATACCCACTGTCCGAGACCGTGTCATACAGATGGCAACGAAGCTGGTCATAGAACCGATCTTTGAAACGGATTTTCAGGAATCCTCATTTGGGTTCCGACCGAAGAGAAGCGCGAAGCAAGCGCTCGATCGAATCCGGAAGGCATGCAACCGTAAAGGCAATTGGGTGGTCGACGTCGACATCCAAGGCTACTTCGACAACATTAATCAAGAGAAGCTTGTGAAGCTTGTGGAAATGCGAGTCAGCGACAGACGCATCTTGAAGTTAATACGGAAGTGGTTAAACGCGGGAGTAATGGAAGAAGGAAAGGTGAGGCGCTCAGATTTAGGAACACCGCAAGGCGGGGTCATTTCTCCGCTGTTAGCGAACATCTACCTAAACTACTTTGACATTCTGTGGGAACGACATGGCGGCGGGATTGGAGAACTTACGCGTTATGCAGACGACTTCGTGGTTGTGTGCAAAACGAAGAAGGACGCAGAGCGAGCCTACGAGCGGATCCGTGCGATTATGGAACGACTCGAACTCACCTTGCATCCGACCAAAACACGCATTGTCGGTCTTTGGACAGGAGAAGAAGGCTTCGACTTTCTAGGGATACATCATCGCAAGACGATGGCTGAAACCTCCAAAGGGCGGGTGTACTACACCACGCAGCAATGGTTGAACCGGAAAGCGGAAGAACGCATCCGGGAAGTCGTTAAGGAACGATTGGCTCCACCGAACATGAGACATAAGTCATTATTAGAGCATGTGAACTGGCTGAATCCCAAGATTCAGGGATGGAGGAATTACTACTATACGGCTTACAGTCAGCGTAAGATGGCAAAATTGGATTGGTACATCTTGCAAAGGTTTGCAAGATGGTACGCCAAGAAACGCCAACGTAGAAGATGGATCAGTTCGTTCCGCGAGATTAAAATCTTGACCAGTCAATTTGGACTCAAAACGCTCTTGTAA
- a CDS encoding sporulation protein YjcZ — MSDGVEDRGYGVGGLWTSTGVILVLFILLVIVSRGFVY; from the coding sequence ATGAGCGATGGAGTTGAAGATCGCGGTTATGGCGTTGGCGGCCTCTGGACTTCGACAGGTGTCATTCTGGTTCTCTTTATTCTGCTGGTTATCGTATCCCGCGGATTTGTGTACTAA
- a CDS encoding L,D-transpeptidase: MPSYRIIVDLSDRMLYLLDGNRVVRGYPVGIGKMVTRTPTGEFTIINKQSNPGGPFGALWMGLSKPHYGIHGTNDPSSIGREVSHGCIRMHNADVLQLSSYVPVNTRVTIRP, encoded by the coding sequence TTGCCGTCCTACCGCATCATTGTCGATTTGTCGGACCGCATGCTTTACTTGCTGGACGGAAACCGGGTCGTGCGCGGCTACCCCGTCGGCATCGGCAAGATGGTCACCCGAACGCCGACGGGTGAATTTACGATTATTAACAAGCAGTCTAATCCCGGCGGCCCGTTCGGCGCATTATGGATGGGCCTGTCCAAGCCGCATTACGGCATACACGGAACCAACGACCCGTCTTCCATCGGCAGAGAAGTGTCCCACGGGTGCATCCGGATGCATAATGCCGATGTCCTGCAGTTGTCTTCCTATGTTCCCGTCAATACCCGCGTCACGATACGGCCGTGA
- a CDS encoding IS3 family transposase (programmed frameshift), whose translation MSMRYNESQIKKLEENPNVKRVSETNISFTPAFKLGAVKAYKAGKTPREIFLEAGFDLEMFSPHKPKESLKRWRAIYAAHGEAGLLEERRGKGSSGRPSNKELSVEEKLRRAEAKIKLLEVENEFLKKLKGTRKAGEARQTLSTSLRFELINRTIRQYGIKGLTRHLCKLAEVSVSGYYRWLSAEESRQRKEEADERDLLLIKAHFDRLNGKTGALVIKMNLENEDNVVMNHKKIRRLMRKYNLVAKVRQANPYRKMAQATQEHKTCANLLNRQFDQGEPEKVLLTDITYLKYNHGQQWGYLSCVKDGSTHEILAHYLSTSLELSLVDRTLDKLLERLDGNIHPEAILHSDQGMHYTNPEFQKRVRETGFRQSMSRRGNCYDNAPMESFFGHMKDELEYKDCTSIDELRTRINEYIHFYNTERYQWTLKKMTPNQYRSHLLTA comes from the exons ATGAGCATGCGGTATAACGAGTCACAGATCAAAAAACTTGAAGAAAATCCAAATGTAAAGCGTGTTTCAGAGACGAATATATCTTTCACTCCAGCCTTTAAGCTTGGTGCTGTTAAAGCCTATAAGGCTGGAAAAACTCCAAGGGAGATTTTTCTTGAGGCGGGCTTTGACCTAGAGATGTTTAGTCCACATAAACCAAAGGAGAGCTTGAAGCGTTGGAGAGCTATTTACGCCGCTCATGGCGAAGCAGGTCTTCTAGAGGAACGGCGAGGTAAAGGCAGCTCTGGAAGACCCTCCAATAAGGAGCTTTCAGTCGAGGAGAAATTAAGACGTGCTGAGGCCAAGATCAAGCTTCTGGAGGTGGAGAATGAGTTTCTAAAAAAGCTGAAGG GCACTAGAAAGGCAGGCGAAGCAAGACAAACGTTAAGCACATCATTGCGCTTCGAACTGATTAATCGAACCATTCGTCAATATGGCATAAAAGGATTAACTCGCCATCTCTGCAAGCTTGCTGAGGTAAGCGTTAGTGGTTATTACCGATGGCTTTCTGCCGAAGAAAGCCGTCAGCGTAAAGAGGAGGCCGACGAGAGGGATCTGCTGCTCATTAAGGCACACTTTGACCGTCTAAACGGAAAAACCGGTGCGCTCGTTATCAAAATGAATCTCGAAAACGAGGATAACGTGGTGATGAACCATAAAAAAATTCGTCGCCTCATGCGCAAATATAATCTCGTTGCAAAAGTACGTCAGGCTAACCCTTATCGGAAAATGGCTCAAGCTACCCAGGAACATAAAACGTGTGCCAATCTGCTAAATCGTCAGTTTGATCAGGGAGAGCCGGAGAAAGTGCTGCTCACAGATATAACGTACCTCAAGTACAACCATGGGCAGCAATGGGGATATCTCTCTTGCGTAAAAGACGGTTCCACGCATGAGATCCTTGCGCATTATTTGTCGACTTCGCTGGAACTGTCTCTTGTAGATCGAACGTTAGACAAGCTGTTGGAACGACTAGATGGCAATATTCATCCCGAAGCGATTCTCCATTCGGATCAAGGCATGCATTATACAAATCCTGAGTTCCAAAAACGTGTTAGAGAAACTGGATTTAGACAATCCATGTCACGAAGAGGAAATTGTTATGATAACGCACCAATGGAATCATTTTTCGGTCATATGAAAGACGAATTAGAATACAAAGATTGTACAAGCATTGACGAACTTCGTACCCGCATTAATGAGTACATTCATTTTTATAACACCGAGCGATATCAGTGGACATTAAAGAAGATGACCCCTAACCAATATAGGAGTCATCTTCTGACAGCGTAG
- a CDS encoding lipoprotein BA_5634 family protein yields the protein MKRKRTYRIAAAVMLLLAVSGCSLFGPQADGLILFGTREQTEKAVKAIQANLVDNQAYTVKTYKTNKEGAVGIIVDKSTAQKWAAAGLLQRIEHQKSAPLSSLPELPADGGILFAESPSPSQTVSNYSLPVRYEGNVVIGETRGYVHQIVILDDAAWDGLEAEERTIAVLKSKKDPKHELSKITRDVQQAQLFTFPK from the coding sequence ATGAAGCGCAAGCGGACATATAGGATAGCCGCCGCCGTGATGCTGTTGCTTGCGGTGTCAGGTTGTTCTCTGTTCGGACCGCAAGCGGACGGGCTCATTCTGTTCGGAACGCGGGAGCAGACGGAAAAGGCAGTAAAGGCTATTCAAGCCAACCTGGTCGATAACCAGGCCTACACGGTCAAAACCTACAAGACGAACAAGGAAGGCGCGGTCGGAATTATCGTCGATAAGTCTACGGCTCAGAAATGGGCCGCTGCCGGATTGCTGCAGCGCATCGAACATCAAAAATCGGCGCCGCTTTCGTCGCTGCCGGAGCTTCCGGCGGATGGAGGCATTCTCTTTGCGGAGTCTCCTTCTCCGAGCCAGACTGTCAGCAATTACAGTCTCCCTGTCCGGTATGAAGGCAATGTTGTCATCGGGGAAACTCGAGGCTACGTGCATCAGATCGTTATTTTGGATGATGCCGCATGGGATGGCCTGGAAGCGGAGGAACGGACGATCGCCGTCTTGAAAAGCAAAAAAGATCCGAAGCATGAGCTCAGCAAAATCACTAGGGACGTGCAGCAGGCCCAACTGTTCACATTCCCGAAATAA